One genomic segment of Euzebya pacifica includes these proteins:
- a CDS encoding CPBP family intramembrane glutamic endopeptidase — MIALSFVLGADLGPQAGLLAVSGTAGLGALTGAARHGRHGLRGLIGRVPDLADLGASVRLGVIAWMALTFVLGGAAIGIEQLLDIEILNTNQDDIARLAGGTGPGPAAVAVSIMLAAPICEELLFRGVLLGWAANRWGRTVGTVVSAAVFGAVHAQPYTGLVTALLGAALARMTLDRGGVLPAVVAHATFNTIGFAFIRLTP, encoded by the coding sequence GTGATCGCCCTGTCGTTCGTCCTCGGTGCCGACCTCGGACCCCAAGCGGGCCTGCTCGCCGTCAGCGGCACCGCCGGCCTCGGGGCCCTCACCGGCGCCGCCCGTCACGGCCGCCACGGGCTCCGCGGTCTCATCGGCCGCGTCCCCGACCTCGCCGACCTCGGCGCGTCGGTCCGGCTCGGGGTCATCGCCTGGATGGCACTCACTTTCGTCCTGGGCGGTGCCGCGATCGGCATCGAGCAACTCCTGGACATCGAGATCCTCAACACCAACCAGGACGACATCGCCCGGCTTGCCGGCGGCACCGGGCCCGGCCCGGCCGCGGTTGCCGTCTCGATCATGCTCGCCGCCCCCATCTGCGAAGAGCTGCTGTTCAGGGGCGTGCTGCTCGGATGGGCGGCCAACCGGTGGGGCCGGACCGTCGGCACCGTCGTGTCCGCCGCCGTGTTCGGCGCCGTCCACGCCCAGCCCTACACGGGGCTCGTCACCGCGCTGCTCGGGGCTGCCCTTGCCCGCATGACGTTGGACCGCGGCGGGGTGCTGCCGGCCGTCGTGGCGCACGCCACGTTCAACACCATCGGGTTCGCCTTCATCCGCCTCACGCCCTGA
- a CDS encoding DUF6602 domain-containing protein, producing MPDDLANRLLARQDQLKAALAEAKAEGHPGTAGDVAEGQAWRPVLRNFLPWRYQVGTGFVVDSEGGKSEQQDIILYDRQYSPALLSSPDNEQAQYVPIESVYAVLEAKPLLNRPNVLMAMKKAASVRRLVRTLAPAIHTAHGQQQAAPHGPILAGIVASESEWAWGNLHDTLATALHDGVAEYGEEGRLSLGTAVAAGSFREHPPGYLHIAQQPIAMISFLMELLRQLEPIATAGRMDIEAYHAALGAWGDPM from the coding sequence ATGCCCGACGACCTGGCGAACCGACTCCTCGCCAGACAGGACCAGTTGAAGGCAGCACTGGCGGAGGCGAAGGCGGAGGGTCACCCAGGGACTGCTGGGGACGTAGCCGAAGGTCAGGCGTGGCGTCCAGTCCTCCGCAACTTCCTGCCGTGGCGGTATCAGGTCGGGACCGGGTTCGTTGTTGACAGCGAGGGTGGCAAGAGCGAGCAGCAGGACATCATCCTGTACGACCGGCAGTACTCACCGGCACTGTTGTCGAGCCCGGACAACGAGCAAGCCCAGTACGTGCCCATCGAGTCGGTCTATGCCGTCCTCGAGGCGAAGCCTCTGCTCAACAGGCCCAATGTCCTGATGGCCATGAAGAAAGCCGCATCCGTGAGACGTCTTGTCCGCACTCTCGCACCAGCGATTCACACGGCTCATGGCCAACAACAGGCCGCTCCGCACGGCCCGATTCTTGCCGGGATCGTTGCATCAGAAAGCGAATGGGCTTGGGGGAACCTGCACGACACCTTGGCTACTGCACTCCACGACGGTGTAGCGGAGTACGGCGAGGAGGGGCGCCTTTCCCTCGGTACGGCCGTTGCGGCCGGAAGTTTCAGGGAGCACCCACCCGGATACCTGCACATCGCCCAGCAGCCCATTGCGATGATCAGCTTTCTCATGGAGTTGCTCCGCCAACTGGAACCTATCGCCACGGCGGGCCGGATGGACATAGAGGCCTACCACGCAGCCCTAGGCGCCTGGGGTGATCCCATGTAG
- a CDS encoding EAL domain-containing protein: MSASNSDLAVIRDCLGDPAGKLRPHYQPTIDRTGRIVAVEALARWRPGNPDRPRSGQHIIDVIEQGGPGMALTNAMVAESFAALHRWHTAGHPDLSLSLNVFVGDLGHIADTVTAAAAALGLPARRLTVEIKGDASQQRVADTVRRLHHDGIGAVIDHFGADRADLGWLAIVPFDGIKLDQWLISGIHRNPRNRAVVRHLIGLADELGMHVTACGLEHPAEVACVTDLGVHRYQGFGIAGASTDGIISDLLADGMPRVG, translated from the coding sequence TTGAGCGCCTCCAACAGCGACCTGGCAGTGATCAGGGATTGCCTCGGCGACCCCGCCGGGAAGCTGCGCCCCCACTACCAGCCGACGATCGACCGGACCGGCCGCATCGTGGCAGTCGAAGCGCTCGCCCGCTGGCGCCCCGGCAACCCCGACCGGCCCCGGTCAGGCCAGCACATCATCGACGTCATCGAGCAGGGCGGCCCCGGAATGGCCCTGACCAACGCGATGGTCGCCGAGTCCTTCGCCGCACTGCACCGCTGGCACACGGCCGGCCACCCCGACCTCTCGCTGAGCCTGAACGTGTTCGTCGGCGACCTCGGCCACATCGCCGACACCGTCACCGCCGCCGCAGCCGCCCTGGGCCTGCCGGCCAGGAGGCTCACAGTGGAGATCAAGGGCGACGCCAGCCAGCAACGCGTCGCCGACACCGTCCGCCGCCTCCACCACGACGGCATCGGGGCCGTCATCGACCACTTCGGTGCCGACCGTGCCGACCTCGGCTGGCTCGCCATCGTCCCGTTCGACGGCATCAAGCTCGACCAGTGGCTGATCTCCGGAATCCACCGCAACCCCCGCAACCGGGCGGTCGTCCGCCACCTCATCGGCCTCGCCGACGAACTCGGGATGCACGTCACCGCCTGCGGGCTCGAGCACCCCGCCGAAGTCGCCTGCGTCACCGACCTTGGCGTCCACCGCTACCAGGGCTTCGGGATCGCTGGCGCATCCACCGACGGGATCATCAGCGACCTGCTCGCTGACGGAATGCCAAGGGTCGGATGA
- a CDS encoding DUF4326 domain-containing protein — MTVPTVRNLRDGPVPPGAVRVDRRTDWGNPFPMAREADRDDVRARFHDWFHTHSDAAPLRARIGELAGKDLHCWCAPRRCHADTLLAAANGGVPVPAIQDRLL; from the coding sequence ATGACCGTCCCGACGGTCCGCAACCTGCGCGACGGCCCCGTCCCGCCCGGTGCCGTGCGGGTGGACCGCCGCACCGACTGGGGCAACCCGTTCCCGATGGCGCGGGAGGCCGACCGCGACGACGTGCGCGCCCGCTTCCATGACTGGTTCCACACCCACTCCGACGCCGCCCCGCTCCGCGCCCGCATCGGCGAGCTCGCCGGCAAGGACCTCCACTGCTGGTGCGCCCCACGCAGGTGCCATGCCGACACGCTCCTGGCCGCCGCCAACGGCGGGGTGCCGGTCCCGGCGATCCAGGACCGGCTCCTCTGA